The genomic stretch CTATGAATACACCTATAATCAATGAAGCAAGAGGATCTAAAATAAGAATACCCAATCTGGCCCCGAATATGCCGATAAGTGCACCTATCGATGATAGAGCATCACTCCGATGATGCCAGGCATCAGCAAGCATTGCCGAACTTTCAATCCTTCTTGCACCCTTTATGGTATAGCGATACATCCATTCCTTAACAAAAATAGAAAGAATTGCTGCATATATTGCAATAAGGCCCGGTGTTGAGAGATTTCTTAGGATGATCTTTTCTATCGCACCATATCCAATAAAAATTGCAGTAGCAAACAATATAACGGCAAGAACCTTTGCTGTGACAGATTCTAGCTTTTCATGACCATAGGGGTGTGTTTCATCTTGTGGTTTTGAAGAAATTTTTAAACCGATCATGACAGCTATCGTACTCATCACATCAGAAAGTGTATGAAAACCATCTGCCACCATTGCACTGCTTTGCCCGATAACTCCTGCCAAAATCTTGACTGAAGATAGAACAACATTTACAATGAGCGTTCTTCCAGAAATTCTCTGTCCTACCCGATTTCTCTCATCTAGGTCCATAAAAATCCGCCTTTACCGTGCATATGTTAAATACACCTATTATCGATCTTTCTTTTCCAACGCTTTAATAAACTGCTTTTTAAGTTCACCCCCTTTGAGTTTATTATGTTGTCACCAACCCATATCCTTTTTTTCCTATTTCTTGATTCTCACGGTTTTAGGAGCATATTAAATCAACATATTAAATCGTAGCCAGTGTAATGGTCATCTAGCTATTGTATCATCTAGCTATTGTAATTAATTATTTAAAAACTTTTCAAAAAAACTATAGCCTAATACTCAAGATTTACTGAATATGTATTTTTGATACTTCAAATCTTTAGTTTAAATATATTAAATTAAATAATAAAGTATGCCCCCCGCCTTAAATCAGATATATCGTAAGATTTCCCTGAGGTCGTATATCACCACAGATGCAGATTTTGACAGCACTGGATCGGGATCGAAGGCGATTCCCAAGCCTGCACACTTCAAAAACTCAGCGTCATAGTTGCTATCACCCACAGCTATGCATTTTGAAAGGGGGATGTTTAGCTCTTGCACAAAACGCCCTAGTGCCGTATCTTTTCTCATGACATCAACGTTGCAAATCTCTTTTTCTGTTAGATACCCGTCATCGTCAAAAACAAAGCTATTTGCCAGCACATTCTCAATACCCAATCTAGTTGCTACTTTTCTCGCCAATATATCAAGTCCGCCAGTGACTATTACGGTTTCAATGTCCTCTTCCTTGAGCTTTTTTATGACCTGCTCTGAATGAGGCATCAGCGTATAGCTGGAGAGAGCTTGCTCCATCTGCCCCTTGGTAGGCTTAAAGGGAAGCCAGAGAGCTGCATCCTTTAGCATAAATTCTGCATAGCTTATCCCTCCACCAACGTATTCTTCCTTATTATTTTGTGCTTTATCCTTGGTGCCAAAATATTGGTGAAGGGTCCCCCAGGAATTTTTTTCTTTGACCAGCGTACCATCCATATCAAAGGCTATCAGCCTGTACTTATGCGATGAATTGAATGCCATTTAACCACTCCAAATGCTCATCTCTTGTGATAATCATTGGCTTTATGCATTTCTGTGAGCTTTTTCATTAAGATAGCATCATCCAGCATCTTAAACTTGTATCAGCGGCCATCAATGTTGCCTCCCTATCTAAAGATACAATGGTCTTGTAAAGGATAATACGTTACGTGCACAAGCCATCCTAGACCTTTCTCGCCCGTTCATATCTTATCGTAACGTAAGTGTGAAGGGTCTCCCTTCTATATCATGACCCTCTTTTCATCGGTGCTTATTCCTGTTCAGTTATATTATATAATAATCATGAAAAGTGACAACTTGTTAGCTGGATGATGCTGCAACTGGATCCATTTCATTTTATCATCGTAAAACAGACCCGATATATGCACTAATCCGGATAAGGTATCACGATTTCCATGAGTTCCTGGGCAATATGCGAGTTTTTAAAGATCGATCGTGCCTCTGTCAGTATGGGACTTGGATCCTCAGAATAGCGTGAGCTAATATGCGTTAGAATGAGCTCTGCTACGCAGGCTTTTGATGCTGTCTCTGCCGCCTCCTTAGCTGTTGAGTGTTTTGCCTCAATCGCCCAGTCCAGTATATCATGGGTTAAGGTGCCATCATGGATAAGCAAATCTGCATTTCTTGCTGCCTCAACTATCGTATCGACGGGGCGGGTATCTCCGGTATAGACTACTTTTCTTCCCCTGCGTGCAGGACCTACCACTTGAGAGGATTTGATTTCCTTTCCTCCAACGAAGATCGTCTCTCCGGAATGTAGCTTTGAGAACAACGGTCCGGGTGGAACGCCTAACTCGATGGCTTTCTCCCTGTTAAACCTACCTAATCTCTCCTTCTCTTCCAGCACATAACCAATGCTCGGGATGCCGTGATCTGTTTTTATCGCTTTGATCGTATATTCGGCTCTCTCAACAACATCTCCGGGTCGAAGTTCGTATCCCTTGACTTCAAAGCTCAGTTTGTAATAACCTAGCGCGAGCATTATCTGGATAAACTCGTGAATCCAACGCGGACCGTAGAGGTGCAATGGCTCTGTTCTTCCTTGAAAGGACATCGTTTGGATCAAGCCTGGGATGCCAAGAATATGGTCTGCGTGGTAATGTGTAATAAAAATGGATGTAAGGTTTTTCATACCTGTCTTGGCCCTCATCATCTGTTGCTGAGTCCCCTCCCCACAGTCGAAGAGCATGAGCTCGCCTTTTCTGTTTATGATGATCGCAGAGGGGTTTCGGTTTGTCGTCGGAAGCGTTCCACCGGTGCCCAGAAAGGTTACTTTTAACATTTGTATCACTCTAGCCGGTTAAGCTTTGTATTGGTGCTGGTATCCTGCCCCCCCTGCGCACAAAATTTGCAGAGCAGAACTTTCCAATGGATAACACTGGAGACCTTCCGAGCAAACCGCCAAACTCCACATAGTCACCCTCCTTACCAGCTGGAATAATCCGCACGCCCGTAGTCTTGTTATTGACAACACCTATGGCACATTCATCCGCTATTATGGCAGATATCGTTTCCGCCGTAGTATCTTTTGGCACTACCACCATGTCCAAACCCACCGAGCAGACCGATGTCATCGCTTCCAGCTTTTCAAGGTTGATCGCACCTTTTTCGACCGCTTCTGCCATTCCAGCATCTTCACTTACGGGAATAAATGCACCGCTCAAACCTCCCACATACGAAGAGGCCATCGCACCACCTTTCTTTACTGCATCGGTTAGCAGTGCCAAGGCTGCAGTGCTTCCGTGAGTGCCACATCTTTCCAAGCCCATCGCCTCCAGTATATTGGCGACGGAATCGCCCCTGATCGGGGCAGGTGCAAGCGATAAATCGATGATGCCAAACTTCACTCCAAGGCGAGCAGCCATTTCCCTTCCCACCAACTCGCCGACACGTGCGATCTTAAATGAGGTTCGCTTGATATTCTCTGCAAGAGTGCCCAAATCCACATTCTCGACCTGATCAACTACTGCACGTATCACACCAGGACCTGATATACCCACGTTTATTACTGCCTCGGGCTCACCAGAGCCGTGAAATGCCCCGGCCATAAAGGGATTATCCGGAGGTGCATTCGCAAAGGTCACCAGCTTTGCACAGTTTATCGGTTTCTTAGAGGCAATCTTAATGACCTTTCCCATCTCGATGACCGCATCCATGTTGATGCCGCTTTTGGTTGAAGCCACATTTACAGAGGAACAAACGGTCTCCGTCTCAGTCAAAGCCTTGGGAATCGAGTTGATTAAAGCCGTAGAACCTCTGGTAAAGCCCTTGTGAACCAAGGCAGAATATCCTCCAATGAAGTCAATGCCCACGAACTTTGCTGCCGAGTCCATGGATTTTGCGATTTTTACTCCTGCGCAAGCAGTCTCCTCTTCAGACATGCCCGCTACAAGGGCATCAAGCAACGTTGCTATCGGAGTGACTGCAACCCTCTTGTTCACTATGGGGAGGCCATACTTGGATTCTACGGAATCTGCCTCCTGAACAAGTCTCTCTGATGTAGTGACAATTTTATCATGTATGCGCTGGCTGACAACATCGGCATCATCGCTTGCGCATCCTTGGAGATTAATCCCAAGCGTGACCGTGCGTATATCGAGATGTTCGACTGCGATCATTCTGATCGTTTCAAGAATTTCTTCTGTGCTGAATAACATGACAGGCTCACACCCTATGCATGTATTTGAATATGTTTTCGTGCTGCACCGTAATTCGAACACCTTGCTTGACCCCAGTTTTGCTTAGCTTATCTTGCAACTCTATAACATCTGCCCCTCTGAGGTCCACAATCATGATCATGGTGAAAAGGTCCTGCAAGACCGTCTGGCTCAGGTCCTCGATGTTTATGTCCATATCTGCAAGGACATTGGTGATGGTTGCGATGATACCTGGATGATCAACACCATTTACCGTGATTATCGCCCTTTCTTTTTCCATCTTCATACCTCACTTTACTTTTGTTTTTGTAATACGATTATCTGGCGAGTTAAGCTCCTATGGACGCGCTCCTGGTAACTCTCTTTAACGATGAAGCCGACCTCCTCAGCAAGTTTGTCCAAAGGCATTTGTGATACTATTACTGCCTTTTTATTCTTTTTCAATACCCTGTATATTTCACTCAACGAACAACGATACAGGTGCTCCAACGATCTGGCTTGAATCAAAGCAGACCTGCCATACGGAAGATCCGTAACGACTGCATCCACTTTTTCACTCCTTAAGGGAGTTGCACATGCGTCTCCAATTATTAGCAGACCCCCTATATCATAATACTTTAGGTTTAGGCTCGTACCTAACACCATTTTTTGTTGAACATCCATGCCAACGCATTGGGCGCCAGTCAATGCAGCCTCTATGAGGATGCCGCCAGTTCCACAGAATGGATCTAGCAATATCCCATCGCTCACGGATGAGATGTTAACCAACGCATGTGCCAATCTTGGCAGTAAAACGCCGGGATGGAAAAACGGTCTCTGCTTAGGTTTTCTAAGTTCATATTGACCCCTATCTACTGACTCTATCAGTCGCCCGAACACACATTGATCTTCAGTAAGCACTAGATGAAACATGACGTCTGGGTTATCCAGATCCACGCGATATCCCTTTTTGTGAACGATCGCTCCTGTCTCTTTTTCCAGAGCTGTAGAGCTTAAATCGGCACCCCTAATGTGTTTTGCCCTAATACAGAAAGTTCTGTCTTCGATACTAAGGTCAGCATTGCTGACTAATCTCAGGATGGACTTGATGTTTGCGGGACAAATGAAAATCACCTCTAGGATATGGTGGGTCATGGCAAGATGCTTCGCAATTGGTGGAACATCTTGGACATCGACTATGAGCAATTGATCCATGAACGCGACCTCTCTAAAATCGATGTTCAAGGACTCCAGGCAAGCAATGACCTCCGCTCTTGGCAGCGTTGCATGTTCTCCCGAGAGTTCGAATGCGATCTTCATAAGCGCATATCCTATAAGCATCTCTAAGGATATGTTACTAACCATGGCGAAAAAGCAAACCGGCATCACATTCTCAAAACCCCTGGACTGCTATGTTTGGATAGAGGCTTCAGAAAATAGCATCGAATCTATCGAGTTTAGACGATTTGGAGAGATAAAAAAGCTGCCGATCACGGGCGATCTGACGCGATATTTCAGCGGCAAGCCAGTGGATTTTCTGAAATACGATGTATGTCTGGAAGGCTTTACGCCCTTTGAACAAGCGGTGCTGAAGGAGACCAGAAAAGTTCCCTATGGTAATAGGATCACCTATGCTGAGCTGGCCAAGCGTGTTGGAAACCCTAGAGCTGCACGCGCAGTTGGAAACGTGTTGAGCAAGAACCATGTCCCCATAGTCATCCCATGCCACAGAGTTGTTGGTAAGGGCAACATAGGTGGCTATTCAAGAGACATAGAGATTAAAAAGAGGCTGCTGAGTCTGGAGAGTCGGTCAGTGAGAGACTCTTAAGTCTATGCACACCGTCAATCTCCTCGATAACCTCAACGACGGCTTTGGGAACTAAATCCTCCCATCTCTCATCGTTGAGCATACGACGACGGATCTCAGTACCAGAATAGATGCTTCTTTTGAATAGGGGCGATCTTCTTGTTTCGATTTTTGTTTCGCTGAATAAGCCGATGACAAGTGGGTTATTGGAGTACACGATGCTAAACGGAGGTGTTAACGATTGTATATGCGATACCCAAATTGCATGCCTATCCACATCTGCTATCGGGATGACATAATAGATGATGTCAAGTTCCGCAAGCGAGCGTGAAACCATCATAACCCTTTCACCACCTGTAAAAGGGTCTGAAATGGTGTGGCTTTTTTGAACGCTTCCGATGCCAACGATGAGTTCGTCCACTTCCTTTGCGATCTTTTTGATGACCTCATGATGTCCCAGATGATAGGGCTGGAAACGACCTACATAGAGCGCTCTGTCCATTTTGTCACCTATTTTTGTTTATGTTTCGTAGTCATTTTACCCATAACCAGATAAATTTGATGTCAGATGAAATAATCAAAAGCGAATATTGGGATCATTGATGCTAAGTAGTAATTGGAGGGGGCGTGGGAATCGGAGAGTAACTCCAAGTACCAGCAATAGCCAAAACTCCACCTTTAGAAATCAGTTGCATCTCTTCCACAAGACACGTATTATCTGAATACAAACTAAGCTGCACAATAGGTTCATCGTTTTCTAGTATGTGGTACACATCTTTGTGGTATAGCACATCTTGCCGATACCATTTCCAACTATATGTATATGGTTCGTCAGGATTCTTACTGTCAACGACGATTACATCTCCATCGGGATAAAGCGTTGTTGTGACCCCAGTCTCCATAATCGCTATAAGTGAATAATGCATAGATTGGGGTTGTTAGCACTGGTGTTGGCGTAGGTGTCGGAGTTGGCGGGGACGTTGGCGTCGGAGTGGGGGCTGGTTGTGGTGTTAGAGTAGCTGTACTTTTGGATACAGGTATATTGGCATCTAAAGGATTTGGATCCTGTGTATCCCAGTAACCATCTCCATCTGTATCTTTTTTATATGGGTCAGTTCCTGCAAGTTTCTCTTGTTCATCGTTTCATCCATCCCCATCTGAATCAGGTGTGGGTGTTGATGTGAGTGTCGGTCCTAATTTCACACATCCTGAAAAAATGCATGTAACCAAATTCAACAAAAATATAATAGCAACTATCTTTTTCATTTTTGATTTTTGATAAATCACATTATCCTATATCGCCCTAAACTCTCTTAAATATATTCCACCTAAACATTGCCCTCTTGGGGGTCATGTTAAAAATGCGGTAGCAGAGACGATGTTGTGTCTTGGTTAGATAAGCACTTTCAAAATGGTAATATGATATGTTATACATACCAGAAGAAATCATTATAAAATTATGAAATTTGATAAAAAGAGTGCTGTCATAGGAGCTTTTGTCGGTGCATTTGCAGGAGCAATCGGAGGAGTGACAGACTTAGGAGTGTTGGAAACAATAGCAGTGGCAATTATTGTAGGTATCGTTTTTGCAACGGTCTTAAATATCCTTTGGAAGTGAATTGTACCTCCGCCCCACCTAAACTCTCCACCCATCCATAACTTATAAGATTTGCTGGGCTCTCAGTGGCTCTGAAAGCAGTCCAAGCAATCTCTTATAGGATTCTCTAACCACTCTATATAATTGTGATAAAAAATGACAGATGTTGATGCAACA from Methanocellales archaeon encodes the following:
- a CDS encoding HAD-IB family phosphatase — its product is MAFNSSHKYRLIAFDMDGTLVKEKNSWGTLHQYFGTKDKAQNNKEEYVGGGISYAEFMLKDAALWLPFKPTKGQMEQALSSYTLMPHSEQVIKKLKEEDIETVIVTGGLDILARKVATRLGIENVLANSFVFDDDGYLTEKEICNVDVMRKDTALGRFVQELNIPLSKCIAVGDSNYDAEFLKCAGLGIAFDPDPVLSKSASVVIYDLREILRYI
- a CDS encoding PFL family protein, with amino-acid sequence MLFSTEEILETIRMIAVEHLDIRTVTLGINLQGCASDDADVVSQRIHDKIVTTSERLVQEADSVESKYGLPIVNKRVAVTPIATLLDALVAGMSEEETACAGVKIAKSMDSAAKFVGIDFIGGYSALVHKGFTRGSTALINSIPKALTETETVCSSVNVASTKSGINMDAVIEMGKVIKIASKKPINCAKLVTFANAPPDNPFMAGAFHGSGEPEAVINVGISGPGVIRAVVDQVENVDLGTLAENIKRTSFKIARVGELVGREMAARLGVKFGIIDLSLAPAPIRGDSVANILEAMGLERCGTHGSTAALALLTDAVKKGGAMASSYVGGLSGAFIPVSEDAGMAEAVEKGAINLEKLEAMTSVCSVGLDMVVVPKDTTAETISAIIADECAIGVVNNKTTGVRIIPAGKEGDYVEFGGLLGRSPVLSIGKFCSANFVRRGGRIPAPIQSLTG
- a CDS encoding nicotinamide-nucleotide adenylyltransferase, translating into MDRALYVGRFQPYHLGHHEVIKKIAKEVDELIVGIGSVQKSHTISDPFTGGERVMMVSRSLAELDIIYYVIPIADVDRHAIWVSHIQSLTPPFSIVYSNNPLVIGLFSETKIETRRSPLFKRSIYSGTEIRRRMLNDERWEDLVPKAVVEVIEEIDGVHRLKSLSLTDSPDSAASF
- a CDS encoding cation diffusion facilitator family transporter, translated to MDLDERNRVGQRISGRTLIVNVVLSSVKILAGVIGQSSAMVADGFHTLSDVMSTIAVMIGLKISSKPQDETHPYGHEKLESVTAKVLAVILFATAIFIGYGAIEKIILRNLSTPGLIAIYAAILSIFVKEWMYRYTIKGARRIESSAMLADAWHHRSDALSSIGALIGIFGARLGILILDPLASLIIGVFIAKVAVDIYLRSIKEVVDHAADKEVIDKIRNEILNVEGVLGIDDLKSRIHVNRLYVDVEIRVKNDIKVDEAHEIAEEVHLKVEDDPKVKHCMVHVNPSK
- a CDS encoding methylated-DNA--[protein]-cysteine S-methyltransferase, whose translation is MAKKQTGITFSKPLDCYVWIEASENSIESIEFRRFGEIKKLPITGDLTRYFSGKPVDFLKYDVCLEGFTPFEQAVLKETRKVPYGNRITYAELAKRVGNPRAARAVGNVLSKNHVPIVIPCHRVVGKGNIGGYSRDIEIKKRLLSLESRSVRDS
- a CDS encoding ribonuclease Z, whose product is MLKVTFLGTGGTLPTTNRNPSAIIINRKGELMLFDCGEGTQQQMMRAKTGMKNLTSIFITHYHADHILGIPGLIQTMSFQGRTEPLHLYGPRWIHEFIQIMLALGYYKLSFEVKGYELRPGDVVERAEYTIKAIKTDHGIPSIGYVLEEKERLGRFNREKAIELGVPPGPLFSKLHSGETIFVGGKEIKSSQVVGPARRGRKVVYTGDTRPVDTIVEAARNADLLIHDGTLTHDILDWAIEAKHSTAKEAAETASKACVAELILTHISSRYSEDPSPILTEARSIFKNSHIAQELMEIVIPYPD
- a CDS encoding ACT domain-containing protein, whose protein sequence is MEKERAIITVNGVDHPGIIATITNVLADMDINIEDLSQTVLQDLFTMIMIVDLRGADVIELQDKLSKTGVKQGVRITVQHENIFKYMHRV
- a CDS encoding THUMP domain-containing protein, giving the protein MPVCFFAMVSNISLEMLIGYALMKIAFELSGEHATLPRAEVIACLESLNIDFREVAFMDQLLIVDVQDVPPIAKHLAMTHHILEVIFICPANIKSILRLVSNADLSIEDRTFCIRAKHIRGADLSSTALEKETGAIVHKKGYRVDLDNPDVMFHLVLTEDQCVFGRLIESVDRGQYELRKPKQRPFFHPGVLLPRLAHALVNISSVSDGILLDPFCGTGGILIEAALTGAQCVGMDVQQKMVLGTSLNLKYYDIGGLLIIGDACATPLRSEKVDAVVTDLPYGRSALIQARSLEHLYRCSLSEIYRVLKKNKKAVIVSQMPLDKLAEEVGFIVKESYQERVHRSLTRQIIVLQKQK